The following are from one region of the Pseudomonadota bacterium genome:
- a CDS encoding efflux RND transporter periplasmic adaptor subunit: MKKQISRTLLVMFVITLVLGGVKAIQIAMAIAEHANFQRPPEAVTTIRASRAQWREIFGTVGSFVSMRGATLSAKESGTIVAVRFDSGAKVKAGDILIEIDSSVETANLKGALARLEFAKQTLERVQRLKGQSAVSLSNLEDAESRVIQVESEVQSIKAAIERKTVVAPFDGRAGIRTVNVASFATAGSPLVPLYSSDPIYFNFSVSQQLAPMLSTRDTVVISVDAFPGRSFSGAITAINPNIDEVTRTINVQATVANPQEELLPGMFGSVSLEYGAAKETLTLPSSGVTYATYGNSVYIVEHKKDAEGNDTSTVRQQIVELGSARGDLVAVLKGVQEGEEVVSSGAFKLRPGSSVSIQEKGAPPASLNPSVNNS; the protein is encoded by the coding sequence ATGAAGAAACAGATATCACGCACTCTTTTAGTGATGTTTGTTATTACGCTTGTTCTTGGAGGTGTTAAAGCGATCCAGATCGCTATGGCGATCGCCGAGCATGCCAATTTTCAGCGCCCCCCTGAGGCTGTTACAACGATTCGCGCTTCACGCGCTCAGTGGCGAGAGATTTTTGGGACCGTTGGCTCCTTTGTCTCAATGCGGGGCGCAACCTTAAGCGCCAAAGAATCTGGTACTATAGTTGCGGTACGGTTCGACTCCGGAGCGAAGGTAAAGGCTGGAGATATCCTTATTGAGATCGATAGCTCCGTTGAAACGGCAAATCTTAAAGGAGCGCTTGCTCGACTTGAGTTTGCAAAACAGACCCTTGAGCGAGTGCAGAGGCTTAAAGGTCAGAGCGCGGTGTCTCTCTCAAATCTAGAAGATGCCGAATCAAGAGTTATTCAGGTGGAGTCAGAGGTTCAATCAATAAAAGCAGCGATTGAACGAAAGACAGTTGTCGCACCTTTCGACGGCCGAGCGGGTATTAGAACCGTGAACGTTGCAAGCTTTGCTACGGCAGGTTCGCCACTTGTTCCGCTCTACTCATCTGATCCTATCTACTTTAATTTTTCCGTTTCTCAACAGCTCGCCCCGATGCTTTCAACTCGGGATACAGTAGTTATCTCGGTAGACGCATTTCCGGGAAGGTCATTCTCCGGAGCGATCACCGCAATCAATCCAAATATCGACGAGGTAACTCGAACTATCAATGTTCAGGCAACGGTTGCAAATCCTCAGGAGGAGCTTCTTCCAGGGATGTTCGGATCGGTCTCTCTTGAATACGGAGCGGCAAAAGAGACTCTCACGCTCCCCTCTAGTGGCGTGACCTATGCTACGTACGGAAACTCTGTCTATATCGTTGAGCATAAAAAAGACGCCGAGGGTAACGATACCTCCACTGTGAGGCAGCAGATCGTTGAACTTGGAAGCGCCCGCGGGGATCTCGTGGCGGTCCTAAAAGGTGTTCAGGAGGGAGAAGAGGTGGTTAGCTCAGGAGCGTTTAAGTTAAGACCAGGATCTAGTGTAAGTATTCAAGAGAAGGGGGCGCCGCCAGCGTCCCTAAATCCATCGGTGAACAACTCATAA